A genomic segment from Halobacteriovorax sp. DA5 encodes:
- a CDS encoding sodium/proline symporter encodes MIVYSFLFFLLLFVLIGVSSSLKSKKNNSDYLLAGHSTPPWLAALSAVATNNSGYMFIGLIGYTYTSGLQSSWVMIGWIVGDMVMSFFVHKKLRDVTEKENLLSFGGVLSRWQRGTSFKKLRLLVGIITILFLGVYAAAQFKAGSKALHVLFGWDYSTGAIIGAVIVFAYCLSGGIRASIWTDAAQSFVMIIAMGLLFFVGINEVGGFNSYVTKLDAVSPGFLSFTPTGLNVPGGTGIGLFILGWVFAGFGVIGQPHIMIRFMTIDDTKNMAKTKLYYYAWFIAFTILTIGVGLTARLLLPSSANFDAELALPLMSQKLLPELLIGVVLAGIFAATMSTADSQVLSCSAAFTRDILPKKSDNIYLTKLATAGTTIIALCVALFGSKNVFELVLLSWSILAACFGPLLFIYAIGKKVSEITAISMVIVGGVVTIVWMNLGYGATIYEVAPGIMAGLITYFVLSNTPLNEIVSSNKVVDNRMKNSKLVNEANS; translated from the coding sequence ATGATTGTTTACAGTTTCCTCTTTTTTTTACTCCTCTTTGTTTTGATTGGAGTTTCTTCAAGTTTAAAAAGTAAGAAAAATAATTCTGACTATTTATTAGCAGGACATTCCACACCACCATGGCTTGCAGCTTTATCTGCTGTGGCAACAAATAATAGTGGATATATGTTTATTGGCCTTATTGGCTATACCTATACGAGTGGACTTCAATCTTCTTGGGTAATGATTGGTTGGATTGTTGGTGATATGGTCATGAGTTTCTTTGTTCACAAGAAGCTAAGAGATGTTACTGAAAAAGAAAACCTATTAAGCTTTGGGGGTGTTCTTTCTCGTTGGCAACGTGGAACAAGTTTTAAGAAACTTAGATTGTTAGTCGGTATCATTACTATCTTATTTTTAGGTGTTTATGCTGCTGCTCAATTCAAGGCAGGGTCTAAGGCCTTACACGTTCTCTTTGGATGGGATTATAGTACTGGTGCTATTATTGGTGCAGTCATTGTTTTTGCTTACTGTCTATCAGGTGGGATTCGCGCATCAATTTGGACAGATGCAGCTCAATCATTTGTCATGATTATTGCAATGGGGCTACTTTTCTTTGTTGGAATCAATGAAGTTGGTGGATTTAATTCATATGTGACAAAACTAGATGCTGTATCTCCTGGGTTTTTAAGTTTCACTCCAACTGGACTTAATGTACCAGGTGGAACGGGAATCGGTTTATTTATATTAGGTTGGGTATTTGCTGGTTTTGGTGTTATTGGACAACCACATATCATGATTAGATTTATGACAATTGATGATACTAAGAATATGGCAAAGACTAAATTGTATTACTATGCATGGTTTATTGCTTTTACAATTTTAACAATTGGTGTTGGTCTAACTGCAAGACTTCTCTTACCAAGCTCAGCAAATTTTGATGCTGAACTCGCACTACCTTTAATGAGTCAAAAACTTCTACCTGAGTTACTGATTGGTGTTGTCCTTGCAGGTATTTTTGCTGCAACAATGTCGACTGCCGACTCTCAGGTACTTAGTTGTTCTGCAGCTTTTACGAGAGATATTTTACCTAAAAAATCAGATAATATTTATCTAACAAAGCTAGCAACAGCAGGTACGACAATTATTGCTCTTTGTGTTGCCCTTTTTGGAAGCAAGAATGTGTTTGAGTTGGTTCTTCTTTCTTGGTCAATACTAGCTGCTTGCTTTGGCCCACTCCTTTTTATCTATGCAATTGGTAAGAAGGTATCTGAAATAACTGCTATTTCTATGGTTATTGTTGGTGGAGTCGTGACAATCGTTTGGATGAATCTTGGTTACGGTGCGACTATCTATGAAGTTGCCCCAGGTATCATGGCAGGACTAATCACATACTTTGTTCTTTCAAACACACCATTAAATGAAATCGTTTCTAGTAATAAGGTTGTTGATAATCGAATGAAAAATTCAAAGCTTGTAAATGAAGCCAATAGCTAA
- a CDS encoding LysM peptidoglycan-binding domain-containing protein, with the protein MKKNTLLNSIKFFSIFTLLFTLFSCVSSEKENITPAVAGSNTISYQDEDTIKHEMELYQNERVQKWINYFAVKDRARFEQFIKKGMYYKEVIQTVLEEEELPYQLYYLPLIESGYNKTALSHAGAVGPWQFIKATGKRYGLAVNRVVDERRDPVHSTEAATKYLKDLYTVFNSWELAIAAYNCGELRVLRAIMKGRTRNFWELADRKLLPRETRNYVPKFLAAAYVGENLAQFGFDEETIAQSPTYPDLKLVEVPGGVHIKDVAKHFNIDRSEIEKINPALKHKRTPNWIKQYAIWMPRKDYENIEEIQQKLASNRQWGKLNSFPTHYRVKRGDSLTKISRRYKISLNRLKRINNLRSSRIYPGQKLALRANEYKSVVGKRFYFVKKNDYLGKIASRSGLSVSYLRRLNGIHGNSIYVGQKLDITRGVRVFRYRVKKGDNLTRIAKLYNTTTYEIRKRNSLRSSNLFIGQMLSI; encoded by the coding sequence ATGAAAAAAAATACTCTTTTAAATTCAATTAAGTTCTTCTCTATTTTTACACTCTTATTCACTTTGTTCTCATGTGTTTCTTCAGAGAAGGAGAATATTACACCTGCTGTTGCTGGAAGCAATACGATCTCTTATCAAGATGAAGATACAATTAAGCATGAGATGGAGCTCTATCAAAATGAACGTGTCCAAAAATGGATAAATTATTTTGCAGTAAAAGATCGTGCTCGTTTTGAACAATTTATTAAAAAGGGAATGTATTACAAAGAAGTTATTCAAACAGTACTTGAAGAAGAAGAGCTTCCATATCAATTATATTACCTACCTCTAATTGAAAGTGGCTATAACAAAACTGCACTGTCTCATGCAGGGGCCGTTGGGCCATGGCAATTTATTAAGGCCACGGGAAAGAGATATGGACTAGCTGTTAACCGAGTTGTTGATGAAAGAAGAGACCCTGTTCATAGTACAGAGGCCGCAACGAAGTATCTAAAAGATCTATATACCGTTTTTAATTCTTGGGAGCTTGCAATTGCAGCTTATAATTGTGGGGAGCTTCGAGTTTTACGTGCCATTATGAAGGGGAGAACACGTAATTTTTGGGAACTTGCAGATCGAAAACTACTTCCAAGAGAAACGAGAAATTATGTCCCTAAGTTTTTGGCAGCAGCCTACGTTGGTGAAAATCTTGCTCAATTTGGCTTTGACGAAGAGACGATTGCACAATCTCCGACTTACCCTGATTTAAAATTAGTGGAGGTTCCTGGGGGCGTGCACATTAAAGATGTTGCAAAACATTTTAATATTGATCGCAGTGAAATTGAAAAAATTAATCCCGCCCTTAAACATAAGCGTACACCTAATTGGATTAAGCAATATGCGATTTGGATGCCTCGTAAGGATTATGAGAATATAGAAGAAATTCAACAGAAATTGGCAAGTAACCGTCAATGGGGAAAACTTAATTCCTTTCCAACTCACTATCGAGTTAAAAGAGGGGACTCATTAACAAAGATCTCTCGTCGTTACAAAATTTCACTTAACAGGCTTAAGCGAATTAATAATTTAAGAAGCAGCCGAATTTATCCAGGTCAAAAACTTGCCCTAAGAGCAAATGAGTATAAGAGTGTTGTTGGGAAGAGATTCTACTTTGTGAAAAAGAATGATTATCTAGGAAAGATTGCAAGTCGCTCGGGCCTAAGCGTATCTTACTTAAGACGCTTAAATGGAATTCATGGCAATAGTATCTACGTAGGGCAAAAGTTAGATATCACTAGAGGTGTAAGAGTATTTCGCTATCGTGTTAAAAAGGGTGATAACTTAACACGTATTGCCAAACTCTATAATACGACTACATACGAAATAAGAAAGAGAAACTCTCTTCGATCGAGTAATCTCTTTATTGGACAGATGTTAAGTATCTAA
- a CDS encoding pyrroline-5-carboxylate reductase, with product MKKIAVIGCGNMASAVVRAMYRGQKVKNEFLTYTPSHTRAVELAKEVEGKAIVDLEEACDADYFLIGCKPQQFEELAKSLKSMDLSKKVIISIMAGIDQEKICRLLNTTKVIRLMPSLPMEYSEGICLLSSSKNVEVDELDFIKMLLSDSSLILKMSTEELFDQVTIVSASGPAFVYYFMNTLEDSLKDWGLGSVESRAIVSQLFRGSAKSALINCESELDDLIGKVTSKRGVTIEAIESFKDNGVDAFVRMGIDKAILRSAQLRES from the coding sequence ATGAAGAAAATTGCAGTAATCGGTTGCGGAAATATGGCCAGCGCAGTTGTTCGTGCAATGTATAGAGGCCAAAAAGTAAAAAATGAATTTCTCACTTATACGCCAAGTCACACTCGAGCAGTTGAACTAGCTAAAGAAGTAGAGGGAAAGGCAATTGTTGATTTAGAAGAAGCTTGTGATGCAGACTATTTCTTGATTGGCTGTAAACCTCAACAATTTGAAGAATTAGCAAAGTCTCTAAAGAGTATGGACCTTTCAAAGAAAGTTATCATTTCTATCATGGCCGGAATCGATCAAGAAAAGATTTGTAGGCTCTTAAATACGACAAAGGTAATCAGATTGATGCCAAGTTTACCTATGGAATACTCTGAAGGAATCTGTCTTCTTAGTTCTTCGAAGAATGTGGAAGTAGATGAACTCGATTTTATTAAAATGCTTCTCTCTGATAGCTCTTTAATTTTAAAAATGAGTACCGAGGAACTCTTTGATCAGGTAACCATTGTTTCGGCATCTGGCCCGGCCTTTGTTTATTATTTTATGAATACTCTAGAAGACTCTTTGAAGGATTGGGGATTAGGATCAGTTGAATCCAGAGCAATCGTTAGCCAATTATTTCGAGGAAGTGCAAAGAGTGCATTGATTAATTGCGAGAGTGAACTAGATGATTTAATCGGGAAAGTAACGTCTAAAAGGGGCGTTACGATAGAGGCGATTGAAAGTTTTAAGGATAATGGTGTCGATGCATTTGTGAGGATGGGAATTGATAAAGCGATCCTTCGCTCGGCCCAACTACGTGAGTCTTAG
- a CDS encoding mechanosensitive ion channel family protein: MQKRKLKNIRKRDISDAVETDSPVDDQEKELKSHGAEGIEGRFSFMMKALPVLFFILWSLFVSIPYLGEIPTVYVSIIAAIVSVIAGFSLRPFLENLFAGVIISFFKSIKIGDTVTIDGHYGLIEEIGLTYSVIKKWNWIRLVIPNSKLLQKEIQNFTMNDHYVWTHVEFFVAPNVDLKLVKEIAHKVAKRSEYFSDVEEPTMWVMKLDKDAIECWLAAWADNPSDAWELRNDMRTQLYIELQSAGIEFHKLNIKS, translated from the coding sequence GTGCAAAAAAGAAAGCTCAAAAATATTCGTAAAAGAGATATTTCTGATGCTGTTGAAACAGATTCACCTGTTGACGATCAAGAAAAAGAATTAAAGTCTCATGGTGCTGAGGGCATAGAAGGTCGCTTCTCATTTATGATGAAAGCACTGCCAGTCTTATTTTTTATTTTATGGTCTCTATTTGTTTCAATCCCGTACTTAGGTGAAATTCCAACAGTCTACGTTTCAATTATCGCTGCCATTGTATCTGTGATTGCTGGTTTTTCTTTAAGGCCTTTTCTAGAAAATCTCTTTGCAGGTGTCATTATCTCTTTTTTTAAATCAATCAAGATAGGAGATACCGTTACGATCGATGGACATTATGGGCTGATCGAAGAAATTGGATTGACTTATTCAGTAATAAAAAAATGGAATTGGATTAGATTAGTAATTCCGAATTCAAAGTTACTCCAGAAAGAAATCCAGAATTTTACAATGAATGATCATTATGTTTGGACACACGTTGAATTTTTCGTTGCGCCAAATGTCGATTTGAAGTTGGTAAAGGAAATAGCTCACAAGGTTGCAAAAAGATCGGAATATTTCAGCGATGTTGAAGAGCCAACGATGTGGGTCATGAAATTAGATAAGGATGCTATTGAGTGTTGGTTAGCTGCTTGGGCCGATAATCCAAGTGATGCTTGGGAGTTAAGAAATGATATGCGCACACAGCTCTATATTGAGCTTCAAAGTGCAGGGATTGAGTTTCATAAACTCAATATTAAGAGTTAA
- the proB gene encoding glutamate 5-kinase, translated as MRLRKELQGVKRLVVKVGSNVITKDSGKLDTRKVRKIVEDICELIDEGIEIVLVSSGAVSVGKSFLKEHLPRRGQIDLQHSASAVGQPKLINTYSRLFEENQKICSQILLTHDDFRNRKRNLHAKQSINVLLKNNITPILNENDTISFTEIALGDNDHLAAQTAQMINADALLMITSTNGLYDKDPAFSDAKRIAIVPFGSDVLEDVDYQGKTAVGKGGMESKVHAITKITPIGIKAIISSMENERLILDPLTKDIGTYFAPKNAYDPEERKAWLLSMKKPNCYIEVDRGAFEALNENKSLLPKGIIDVFGQFYKGDCVDILCDGEVFASGVCEYGHCEVEQIMGRHSDEIEEVIGFRTSIEVVHTINLILEKEIIDEKIS; from the coding sequence ATGAGACTTCGTAAAGAACTACAGGGTGTGAAGCGCCTTGTTGTAAAAGTTGGAAGTAACGTTATTACAAAAGACAGCGGAAAATTAGATACAAGGAAGGTTAGAAAAATAGTAGAGGATATATGTGAGCTAATTGATGAAGGGATCGAAATCGTCCTAGTAAGCTCTGGTGCAGTTAGTGTGGGGAAGTCTTTTCTTAAGGAGCACTTACCAAGAAGAGGTCAAATTGATCTTCAGCACTCTGCAAGTGCCGTGGGGCAACCAAAGCTTATCAATACATACTCAAGACTATTTGAAGAGAATCAAAAAATATGTTCACAAATTCTTCTAACCCATGATGACTTTAGAAATAGAAAGCGCAACCTACATGCAAAACAAAGTATAAATGTACTTTTGAAAAATAATATTACGCCTATTCTTAACGAAAATGACACGATCTCTTTTACCGAAATCGCCTTAGGAGACAATGATCACCTTGCTGCGCAAACTGCTCAGATGATTAATGCCGATGCATTGCTTATGATCACTTCAACAAATGGCCTATATGATAAAGATCCTGCTTTTAGTGATGCAAAGAGAATCGCTATTGTTCCATTTGGAAGTGATGTTCTAGAGGACGTGGATTATCAAGGAAAGACTGCTGTAGGAAAAGGTGGAATGGAATCAAAAGTTCACGCCATCACAAAAATTACTCCTATAGGTATAAAGGCGATTATTAGTTCAATGGAAAATGAGCGCCTAATTTTAGATCCACTCACTAAAGACATAGGAACCTACTTTGCACCTAAAAATGCCTATGACCCGGAAGAGCGCAAAGCATGGCTGCTCTCAATGAAAAAACCAAATTGTTATATTGAAGTTGATCGAGGTGCATTCGAAGCTCTTAATGAAAATAAGTCACTCTTACCAAAAGGGATTATTGATGTTTTTGGCCAATTTTATAAAGGGGACTGTGTTGATATTCTTTGTGATGGAGAAGTTTTTGCTTCCGGGGTCTGTGAGTATGGCCACTGTGAAGTTGAACAAATTATGGGACGCCATAGTGATGAAATCGAAGAAGTTATTGGTTTTCGAACATCAATCGAGGTTGTCCATACAATAAACTTAATTTTAGAAAAGGAAATAATTGATGAAAAAATTAGCTAG
- a CDS encoding succinylglutamate desuccinylase/aspartoacylase family protein — translation MGGIQVIKTTEEIDLNSFAKGEVHRLQIHLSDNALGVPWRVPIIIMKGIEDGPVVGITAAVHGNELNGISTIFKVIEEIDPKNLKGTLIMVPISNVPGYLTNQRRFIDNVDLNRIMPGKLTGNPSNVYAYYFTQKIVSKFDYLLDLHTASHGRVNSLYLRADLEKEETRTLAFLQNPQIIVQKYDEEGTLRAWANEQGIHAITVEIGNPNAFQHALIDETLDGIKNTLRYFSMIEGDVKDMITDATICDHSYWIYSTKGGIVDVLPKLTHRVQKGEVIAKVYDVFGQVKEVICADRSGVVIGKNVRPNCEAGQRIVHLGVDLKEALPEEIPGHDDFEISEK, via the coding sequence ATGGGTGGAATACAAGTCATTAAGACCACTGAAGAAATTGATTTAAACTCTTTTGCAAAAGGTGAAGTACACCGTTTACAAATACACCTTTCAGATAACGCACTAGGAGTACCTTGGCGCGTGCCGATCATTATTATGAAAGGAATTGAGGATGGGCCAGTTGTTGGGATTACAGCAGCTGTTCACGGAAATGAACTAAATGGTATCTCAACAATTTTTAAAGTTATTGAAGAGATTGATCCGAAGAACTTGAAAGGAACTCTCATCATGGTTCCTATTAGTAACGTACCAGGTTACCTTACAAATCAGCGTCGCTTTATTGATAATGTTGACTTAAATCGTATTATGCCAGGTAAACTTACTGGGAACCCTAGTAATGTTTATGCTTACTACTTCACTCAAAAAATTGTTTCGAAGTTTGACTACCTACTCGATCTTCATACAGCAAGTCATGGCCGTGTGAACAGTCTTTACTTAAGGGCCGATCTTGAAAAAGAAGAAACAAGAACCCTGGCCTTCTTGCAAAACCCACAAATTATTGTTCAAAAATATGATGAAGAAGGAACGCTAAGAGCATGGGCGAATGAACAAGGAATTCATGCTATTACTGTTGAAATCGGTAATCCAAATGCTTTCCAACATGCTCTAATTGATGAGACTCTCGATGGAATTAAGAACACACTTCGCTACTTCTCTATGATTGAAGGCGATGTGAAAGATATGATTACTGATGCAACAATTTGTGACCATTCTTACTGGATTTATTCAACAAAAGGTGGAATTGTTGATGTCCTTCCAAAACTTACTCATCGAGTGCAAAAAGGCGAAGTCATCGCAAAAGTTTACGATGTCTTTGGACAAGTTAAAGAAGTCATTTGTGCTGACCGTTCTGGAGTTGTTATTGGAAAGAATGTTAGACCTAACTGCGAGGCAGGACAACGTATTGTGCACCTTGGAGTAGACCTAAAAGAAGCATTACCGGAAGAAATTCCTGGCCACGATGATTTTGAAATTTCAGAGAAATAA
- a CDS encoding lysine N(6)-hydroxylase/L-ornithine N(5)-oxygenase family protein, producing MQNIYDIVGIGLGPFNLSLAALLNPLSEINSKFLDNKPEFSWHPELMFGDAMMQTSFLKDLVTPVDPKSIFSFLNYLVENGQFYHFLNTDRKAINRYEFQDYCKWVSKQLCDDIDFESKVIDIKHDGEKFEVIKEGGSYFTKNICVASGPTKNIPECARPFLSETLFHAKSKQMKKLDLKGKKVVVIGGGQTGVETFRNALNGMWGKVEKVTLLSGRHNLQPLDEAPFTNEIFTPEFVLNFHSLSQEQKDSYTQSQLLASDGNTPQYLQEMYNELYLDRFYLKKLPDYTISPMRWLKAIEKQGESYKLVVDNLLNQNEEFIDADIVILATGFKSVLPSFLDGIADKITKDSKGRIIVGQDYSIQTTIENGKIYSMNFSRHGHGVADPQTSLMSWRSAMIANDLVGETKYKTTNNSESFLSFFN from the coding sequence ATGCAGAATATATATGACATTGTTGGAATCGGTTTAGGACCGTTTAATTTGAGTTTAGCAGCTCTTTTAAATCCTTTAAGTGAAATTAATAGTAAATTCTTAGATAATAAACCAGAATTTAGTTGGCATCCTGAGTTGATGTTTGGTGATGCGATGATGCAAACTTCTTTCTTAAAGGATCTTGTCACTCCTGTTGATCCTAAAAGTATCTTTAGTTTTCTAAATTACTTAGTTGAAAATGGACAATTTTATCACTTCTTAAATACGGATCGTAAGGCGATTAACCGCTATGAGTTTCAAGACTATTGCAAGTGGGTTTCAAAACAACTTTGTGATGATATTGATTTCGAATCTAAGGTAATTGATATAAAGCACGATGGTGAAAAATTTGAGGTGATTAAGGAAGGTGGGAGTTACTTTACGAAAAATATTTGTGTCGCTTCTGGCCCAACTAAAAATATACCAGAATGTGCAAGGCCATTCCTGTCTGAGACTCTTTTTCACGCTAAGTCTAAGCAAATGAAGAAACTTGATCTTAAAGGTAAGAAAGTTGTTGTTATCGGTGGGGGACAGACGGGAGTCGAAACATTTAGAAATGCTCTAAATGGAATGTGGGGAAAAGTAGAAAAGGTTACCTTGTTAAGCGGAAGACATAATTTACAACCACTTGATGAAGCTCCATTTACAAATGAAATATTTACACCTGAATTTGTACTTAATTTTCACTCTCTATCTCAAGAGCAAAAAGATTCATATACTCAAAGCCAGCTATTAGCTAGTGATGGTAACACTCCTCAATACTTACAAGAAATGTATAATGAACTATATCTTGACCGATTCTATTTAAAGAAACTTCCTGATTATACAATTTCTCCAATGCGCTGGCTTAAGGCGATTGAGAAGCAAGGAGAATCATATAAATTAGTTGTTGATAATTTACTTAATCAAAACGAAGAATTTATCGATGCCGATATTGTTATCTTGGCGACAGGTTTTAAAAGTGTTCTACCTAGTTTTCTGGATGGAATTGCAGATAAGATTACAAAGGATTCTAAGGGGCGCATAATTGTAGGACAGGATTATAGCATCCAGACTACGATTGAAAACGGGAAGATCTATTCAATGAATTTTAGTCGCCATGGCCATGGTGTAGCAGATCCACAAACAAGTTTAATGTCTTGGCGCTCGGCCATGATTGCTAATGACCTCGTTGGCGAAACTAAATACAAAACTACAAATAATAGCGAAAGCTTTTTAAGCTTTTTTAACTAA
- a CDS encoding LysR family transcriptional regulator: MNRGINLEKLKDINWNHLYCFYEVAKVQSLKKGAEIIGTSSPTLSEQLKRLENKFNMKLFNRSSKGLSLTPEGLQLFERTKGIFEEGSKLLEHFSEDVVGGYPVSIGIEETISYDLATEFASQYWDLYTKYGTVNTIRQADHEVLVDNILRGNIDWGISLRKPKRKSLNVAEIGSFEIVFCCSTELYDKFKDEKDLLVNIPFAESNWDKNLNRVIYQHLRKNGVVPKEKVYSDHIDFVHKLCLRGRCVMFLPKNPLEEYLGLKTFNLGEPLKMSLYAIWKKSDEGLISIRKLQELFQSKLSNVPDRYEDVDLQIEVSDVSDDLLN; this comes from the coding sequence ATGAATCGAGGAATAAACTTGGAAAAACTAAAAGATATTAATTGGAATCATCTCTATTGTTTTTATGAAGTCGCCAAAGTTCAATCTTTAAAAAAAGGTGCCGAAATCATAGGTACTTCATCACCAACACTTAGTGAACAATTAAAGCGTCTTGAAAATAAATTCAATATGAAGCTATTTAATCGCAGCTCAAAGGGGCTATCTCTAACGCCTGAAGGCCTACAATTATTCGAAAGAACAAAAGGCATTTTTGAAGAGGGGAGTAAGTTACTTGAACACTTCTCAGAAGATGTTGTTGGTGGTTATCCTGTTTCAATTGGTATTGAAGAGACTATTTCATATGATCTTGCTACTGAGTTTGCATCTCAATACTGGGATCTTTATACGAAATATGGAACAGTTAATACAATACGCCAGGCCGACCATGAAGTTCTTGTGGATAATATTTTACGAGGAAATATCGATTGGGGAATCTCTCTTCGAAAACCTAAGAGAAAAAGTCTAAATGTTGCTGAAATAGGTTCATTCGAAATTGTCTTCTGTTGCTCAACAGAACTTTATGACAAGTTTAAGGATGAAAAGGATCTACTTGTAAATATTCCATTTGCAGAGAGTAATTGGGATAAGAATCTAAATCGTGTTATTTACCAACACTTAAGAAAGAATGGTGTCGTACCTAAAGAGAAGGTCTATAGCGATCATATCGACTTTGTTCATAAGTTGTGTTTGAGAGGACGTTGTGTGATGTTCTTGCCAAAGAATCCGCTTGAAGAATACCTCGGACTCAAAACATTTAATCTTGGAGAGCCTCTCAAAATGTCTCTCTATGCTATTTGGAAGAAATCAGATGAAGGCCTTATTTCTATTCGTAAGCTACAAGAACTCTTTCAGTCAAAATTATCTAATGTTCCTGACCGTTATGAAGATGTGGATTTACAGATTGAAGTGTCTGATGTTTCAGATGATTTATTGAATTAG
- a CDS encoding glutamate-5-semialdehyde dehydrogenase, translating into MKKLASTVKKASRELLQLSSETKEMIFDDLIRALDKNRELILQKNQLDLDAAFKNDLSKAMVDRLKLSNERIDDIISGVKTIKEQPEIVGTFYNEFTNDLGLKIKRQRVPLGVILMIFESRPNVVVDCAALALKSSNAIILKGGKEAKHSNEVLGQIIQEAISKYVDKSVVEVLASDNREVLNDLLSLKEEIDVVIPRGGHGLINHVFENAKMPVIAHYQGLCHMYIDSEADIEKAVTLVENAKTQRTGVCNAIETLLIHKDILPKVNEKIAKRLLAKGCELRVDEEFAKQTKGSFIKATSEDWATEYLDNILSIKTVSSLDDAIEHIGEYGSNHSECIISTNEDNCLKFLKSVDASCVMVNASTRFNDGAQLGLGAELGISTTKLHAYGPMGVEQMTTSRYVVVGDGQVRS; encoded by the coding sequence ATGAAAAAATTAGCTAGTACAGTAAAGAAGGCGTCAAGAGAATTACTACAATTGAGTAGTGAAACAAAAGAAATGATTTTTGATGATCTTATTAGGGCCCTTGATAAAAATCGTGAGTTAATTCTACAAAAGAATCAACTTGATTTAGATGCTGCTTTTAAAAATGATCTTTCTAAAGCAATGGTTGATCGCCTAAAGCTCTCTAATGAAAGAATTGATGACATTATCTCTGGAGTTAAAACGATTAAGGAACAACCTGAAATCGTTGGTACTTTTTATAACGAATTTACTAATGATCTCGGTTTAAAGATAAAACGTCAGAGGGTTCCACTAGGGGTGATCCTAATGATTTTTGAAAGTCGACCAAATGTTGTTGTTGATTGCGCTGCCTTGGCGCTTAAATCTTCAAATGCCATCATCTTAAAAGGTGGAAAAGAGGCCAAGCATTCAAATGAGGTTCTAGGACAGATCATTCAGGAGGCGATATCGAAATATGTTGATAAGAGTGTCGTTGAAGTTTTAGCATCAGATAATCGCGAAGTTTTAAATGATTTACTAAGTCTTAAAGAAGAGATTGATGTTGTTATACCACGTGGTGGACATGGCCTAATTAATCATGTTTTTGAAAATGCCAAAATGCCAGTCATTGCTCATTACCAGGGCCTTTGTCATATGTATATTGATAGCGAAGCTGATATTGAGAAGGCCGTGACTTTAGTAGAGAATGCAAAAACACAAAGAACCGGTGTATGTAATGCAATTGAAACACTACTAATTCATAAAGACATTCTTCCTAAAGTAAATGAAAAAATTGCGAAAAGACTTTTGGCAAAAGGATGTGAATTAAGAGTTGATGAAGAATTTGCAAAACAGACAAAAGGTTCATTCATTAAAGCAACTTCTGAAGACTGGGCGACAGAATATTTAGATAATATTTTATCAATCAAAACAGTTTCTTCTCTTGATGATGCTATTGAGCATATTGGAGAGTATGGAAGTAATCACTCAGAATGTATTATTTCAACTAATGAAGACAATTGTCTTAAGTTCTTAAAAAGCGTTGATGCAAGTTGTGTCATGGTTAATGCCTCAACTCGATTTAACGACGGTGCTCAACTAGGCCTTGGTGCTGAACTTGGAATCTCAACAACGAAACTACATGCTTATGGGCCAATGGGTGTCGAACAAATGACGACTTCTCGCTATGTTGTCGTCGGTGATGGACAGGTCAGATCATAA